The Aspergillus chevalieri M1 DNA, chromosome 5, nearly complete sequence genome includes a region encoding these proteins:
- the GbpA gene encoding protein GbpA (COG:O;~EggNog:ENOG410PGZ9;~InterPro:IPR000641,IPR003959,IPR027417,IPR003593, IPR041627;~PFAM:PF00004,PF17866;~go_function: GO:0005524 - ATP binding [Evidence IEA];~go_function: GO:0016887 - ATPase activity [Evidence IEA]) — MPSGLVARILRMIRRPRMHTPFNRQFPSRLLSCLTTFLPAGARPHAARKSAPPSHKTASDDSFVHVEAPTPEEIEEQQPQQEEPEPEPEPEEDPQMIRDLLRKEALDGLETVICAEQVKRQLKAISQWVQICRRHGEDPRKDWYNMVFQGNPGTGKRTVAQIYAKLLYAIDILDANESRIISATDLVAEGPGAINRLVQDIVEAAPPAAQTAGVLIITDPYQLTTLQKTQAGRQALESLMHGMERPVGKIIVVFVGCQEEVANFLRQNTQLQRRICCSINFADLDEAELLRIAGAAMTQKYGGRMRVEGGLEGQYMQVAVRRLAGGRAEGGFTNSHAVEDLLASITHRHARRLSEIPDAELDESDYFFLSKEDLLGPTPAQIKARSEAWVALEQLIGQDNAKASVAEVLDTAEENYWREVRNQRPLPLRLNRIFAGPPGTGKTTVAKLYGQILADFGLLSSGDATVITPAGVRGDQGLSDILKSTVGKTLIINDSAISPGTDQQLQSRTVILDALYADMSSSDPTNRCVIFTGSESNIDAISRHADKPFSSLFAPKFIVRFEAFTRPQLEQIMQRKLQEQDLFVTPEAMQTAMDALEATRMRQSFENARAIDTLLTSANRNFEVRTARVGTPMFQSDRMLEPEDVAANAGDINVSIKNALQDVVADCIIAELERYQKEIKISWLMGRDPCERVPCALVFKGPCGTGKVTVAKQLAKIYYDMGILESDQLVECSATDIVGQRPGETSAKSRAQLDRGLGKVLLVEEAHRLVEGETTGELVDEFAYLLPKYASKMVVILAGPQAEMDTLLSNRHNLSSLFQEEIIFKNRTPRECIRLLDRRLDEEKVGGARPFLRDPQSPDYVEFTRAFQMLMLYPCWSNARDVNVLARWMVSESLKEVTLEAAQSGNLELSITPDQAMSCMVRMFNVKRDRLKLNQDTKSKSVPRMLSQPRSVSRGSVRFPY, encoded by the exons ATGCCCTCCGGACTTGTTGCTCGAATACTACGTATGATACGACGTCCAAGGATGCATACGCCGTTCAACCGCCAGTTTCCCTCGCGGTTGCTGTCGTGTCTTACGACATTCTTGCCCGCTGGGGCTCGACCACATGCTGCTAGGAAATCTGCTCCCCCAAGCCATAAGACCGCCTCCGACGACTCCTTTGTCCATGTCGAAGCTCCAACTCCGGAAGAAATAGAAGAACAGCAGCCACAACAAGAAGAACCGGAGCCGGAGCCAGAACCGGAAGAAGATCCACAGATGATCCGCGACCTGCTGCGGAAAGAGGCACTCGACGGCCTCGAGACGGTCATATGCGCTGAACAAGTCAAGCGGCAGTTGAAAGCCATTTCACAGTGGGTGCAAATCTGTCGACGTCATGGGGAGGACCCGCGGAAGGACTGGTATAACATGGTTTTTCAGGGAAATCCTGGGACAG GCAAGAGAACTGTTGCGCAGATCTACGCCAAACTTCTCTACGCCATCGATATCCTGGACGCCAACGAATCCCGTATCATCTCCGCCACCGATCTGGTCGCGGAGGGACCAGGCGCCATCAACCGTCTGGTGCAGGATATCGTCGAAGCCGCCCCGCCAGCCGCCCAGACAGCCGGTGTTCTTATCATCACCGACCCCTACCAACTCACGACTTTGCAAAAAACACAAGCTGGCCGCCAGGCTCTCGAATCTCTGATGCACGGCATGGAACGCCCCGTGGGTAAGATCATTGTCGTGTTCGTCGGGTGCCAAGAAGAAGTGGCCAACTTTCTCCGTCAGAACACTCAGCTGCAGCGGAGGATCTGCTGCTCCATCAACTTTGCCGATCTCGATGAGGCTGAGTTGCTCCGGATTGCTGGCGCTGCCATGACTCAGAAGTATGGCGGGAGGATGCGTGTCGAGGGTGGCCTGGAGGGACAATACATGCAAGTGGCCGTTCGTCGGCTAGCTGGCGGCCGCGCCGAGGGAGGTTTTACCAATTCCCATGCCGTCGAGGACCTCCTTGCCAGCATTACTCACCGTCATGCACGACGTCTGTCTGAGATCCCGGACGCTGAGTTGGATGAAAGTGActacttcttcctctccaagGAGGATCTGCTCGGACCTACTCCGGCTCAGATCAAGGCACGGAGTGAAGCCTGGGTGGCGTTGGAGCAGCTGATCGGACAAGACAACGCCAAGGCGTCTGTCGCTGAGGTGCTCGACACTGCGGAGGAGAACTACTGGCGCGAGGTTCGGAATCAACGGCCGTTGCCTCTGCGTCTGAACCGGATCTTCGCTGGGCCTCCTGGGACCGGCAAGACTACGGTGGCCAAGCTGTATGGACAGATCTTGGCCGATTTTGGGCTTCTTAGCAGTGGAGATGCCACTGTCATTACGCCAGCCGGCGTTAGAGGCGATCAGGGTctgtctgacatcctcaaaTCGACGGTCGGAAAGACCTTGATTATCAACGACTCGGCGATCTCGCCCGGTACCGACCAACAATTGCAATCTCGCACCGTCATCTTGGACGCTTTGTATGCCGACATGTCGTCCAGCGACCCCACCAACCGCTGCGTTATCTTCACTGGCTCGGAAAGCAACATCGACGCCATCTCCCGCCATGCCGACAAGCCCTTCTCCAGCCTCTTCGCGCCTAAGTTTATAGTGCGCTTCGAAGCGTTCACTCGCCCTCAGCTCGAGCAGATCATGCAACGGAAGTTACAAGAACAGGATCTCTTTGTGACTCCCGAAGCTATGCAAACCGCGATGGATGCTCTCGAGGCAACGCGGATGCGCCAGAGTTTCGAGAACGCTCGGGCGATCGACACTCTTTTGACTTCGGCCAACCGTAACTTTGAGGTGCGGACGGCCCGTGTGGGGACGCCGATGTTCCAGTCGGATCGGATGCTGGAGCCGGAAGATGTTGCGGCGAATGCAGGTGACATCAATGTCAGTATCAAGAACGCGCTGCAAGATGTGGTGGCGGACTGCATTATCGCTGAGCTGGAGCGGTATCAGAAGGAGATCAAGATCTCGTGGCTTATGGGGCGAGACCCGTGTGAGCGGGTTCCTTGTGCCTTGGTGTTCAAGGGGCCGTGTG GTACCGGCAAGGTGACTGTTGCCAAACAGCTAGCCAAGATCTACTACGACATGGGCATCCTGGAGTCGGACCAGCTGGTTGAATGCTCAGCCACCGACATCGTTGGTCAGCGCCCCGGTGAGACGTCCGCAAAGAGCCGCGCCCAGCTTGACCGCGGCCTGGGCAAGGTGCTCCTCGTCGAAGAAGCCCACCGCCTAGTCGAGGGCGAAACCACCGGCGAACTAGTGGACGAATTCGCCTATCTCCTCCCGAAATACGCCTCAAAGATGGTTGTCATCCTTGCCGGCCCGCAGGCAGAAATGGACaccctcctctccaaccGCCACAACCTCTCCAGCCTCTTCCAGGAGGAAATCATCTTCAAGAACCGCACTCCTCGAGAATGCATCCGTCTTCTTGACCGCCGTCTAGACGAGGAGAAGGTCGGCGGAGCAAGGCCCTTCCTCCGCGACCCCCAGTCCCCAGACTACGTCGAGTTCACCCGGGCCTTCCAAATGCTCATGCTGTATCCATGCTGGAGCAACGCGCGAGACGTCAACGTGCTCGCCCGCTGGATGGTCTCGGAGAGCCTGAAAGAGGTCACCCTGGAAGCCGCGCAAAGCGGGAACCTCGAGCTGTCGATCACCCCCGACCAAGCGATGTCGTGCATGGTGCGGATGTTCAATGTCAAGCGGGACCGTCTCAAGCTGAACCAGGACACCAAGTCAAAGTCGGTGCCGAGAATGCTGTCGCAGCCCCGTTCGGTTAGTCGGGGGAGTGTACGGTTTCCGTACTGA